The proteins below come from a single uncultured Dethiosulfovibrio sp. genomic window:
- a CDS encoding 2-hydroxyacid dehydrogenase, with protein sequence MKIVLLESLGVDKDYLDNLIAPIVKEGHSFHSYCRSDDKDENVDRLVGADVAIVANMPLGGEIISPSSNLKMISVAFTGYDHVDMSSCASRGITVSNCAGYSTESVAELALGLSLAVVRKIVPCDGAVRSGRTKDGLIGNQLAGKTVGIVGTGAIGVKVAAVFKALGCNVVAYSRSQRDEVLSMGISYVSLEELMASSDLVSLHLPCNGETTGLIDRDMIFSMKRSSILINTARGPIVDNKALAEALKSGAIAGAGIDVFDMEPPLPGGYPLLDAPNCVLTPHIAFATPEALERRAVIALDNVKHWIEGKPQNVVR encoded by the coding sequence ATGAAGATAGTCCTGCTGGAATCCCTTGGGGTCGACAAGGATTATCTGGATAATCTAATCGCCCCTATCGTAAAGGAAGGACACTCTTTTCATTCCTACTGTCGATCGGACGATAAGGACGAAAACGTCGATCGTCTCGTTGGGGCGGACGTGGCTATCGTGGCTAATATGCCCCTAGGCGGGGAGATTATATCCCCTTCAAGCAACCTAAAAATGATCTCCGTGGCCTTTACCGGCTACGACCACGTGGATATGTCCTCCTGTGCCAGCAGAGGTATCACCGTATCCAATTGTGCAGGATACTCCACCGAATCGGTGGCGGAGCTGGCCTTAGGGCTATCCTTAGCGGTGGTCAGAAAGATAGTTCCCTGCGACGGTGCGGTCAGGTCGGGAAGGACCAAGGACGGTCTTATCGGCAATCAGCTGGCTGGGAAGACCGTCGGGATAGTCGGGACTGGGGCTATCGGGGTGAAAGTCGCCGCAGTCTTTAAGGCCCTAGGGTGCAACGTGGTGGCCTACAGCAGGTCTCAAAGGGATGAGGTGCTGTCCATGGGGATATCCTATGTTTCCCTTGAGGAACTTATGGCCTCCTCGGACCTTGTCTCCCTCCACCTCCCCTGTAATGGGGAGACCACCGGCCTTATAGATCGGGATATGATTTTCTCCATGAAGAGATCGTCCATCCTCATAAACACCGCCCGAGGGCCTATCGTGGACAACAAGGCCCTTGCGGAGGCCTTGAAGTCAGGGGCGATAGCGGGGGCAGGGATAGACGTCTTCGACATGGAGCCGCCGCTTCCAGGTGGATATCCTCTACTTGATGCCCCTAACTGCGTCTTGACTCCCCACATTGCCTTCGCGACCCCTGAGGCACTGGAGAGAAGGGCGGTAATAGCCCTGGACAACGTAAAGCATTGGATCGAGGGAAAACCCCAAAACGTGGTGAGATAA